In a single window of the Gemmatimonadota bacterium genome:
- a CDS encoding TonB-dependent receptor, which translates to MTLSLRWMRRAGLGSALTAVFALSAPLPAAAQSLTAGSLRATVLDPQGAPIRETLVTLERLGVAFRTAEANRAGGVSFEALPPGQYTLLVEQLGYQPVRLRGFSIFAGNASEVTVRLVRRPPPIASVDEQVAQVTFRGAAPGRVFAGDQLTRLDRERSIVDLRRDLSQLPTRLFVDGLEETLLRHPGRPSELASAPIFTRDGISSVTMAMLGRDGEWRGAPGPFLSAQSMRGGRRVQVTPWATFSGASLGGRAVDNPADSAGSSLQAGVALGGPIKGDTSSWFLRVDYQQLRTPSAAPFENADATSAFTSVAGTRAGEIARWLSPTVRSWQGLTGQGRVDWQFGSNTALMVRAGMASWSEDNPTAGIEMTNGAGDRLDASDLSLAASLTTQRDGWLSETRLGMRSSSREWTGTGAALSTLLASGSSVGTPFAGGGVFDESAFEVVQSASYRTGRHTLKAGLSAQRRTVTYSWIPGASGRYAFGTVDAVGGGTGTYQQMVGGSPAPDIASTEAGIFLQDAYQLSPALELFGGLRLETQRLPTDLYQANVAWGLASGFTTATPLMESGGDRFAPRVGFTYNAAGEGRTVLRGTIGRLAGRYDLAAVSEVAQFNGDIAVHRAEGTLAFPTPGTLSGATVVGPSLTFFGPEVRKPRAFEGELSWQQQLASGTTLTITGGYRHADFLLRRDDLNRPVAPLATAVDGREIWGTLVQYGELIAPAIGSNRRFSGFDAAYGLTSTGYSDSYDATVRLERPIGAGATFAASYTFSRTEDNLVGQLSGDPADRLSPLSAASTWDVGRSDLDIPHRLAATVTLRPGVDGPLSLAARARYRSGLPFTPGYRQGVDINGDGSGGNDPVALTGAPAGLAAVLANAHCSTGGSGVAERNSCREDAVASLDLSLALRLGAGGRRIALTLDAFNVVGSATGVVDRAALLVDPTGTITTSAAGRTVVPMVVNDNFGTLLSRRGEPRTLRIGLRVEN; encoded by the coding sequence ATGACCCTGTCCCTCCGATGGATGCGCCGCGCCGGCCTTGGATCGGCCCTGACGGCCGTCTTTGCCCTATCCGCGCCGCTTCCCGCCGCCGCCCAATCGCTGACGGCGGGATCGTTGCGAGCCACCGTCCTCGACCCCCAGGGCGCCCCGATCCGCGAGACGTTGGTGACGCTGGAGCGGCTGGGTGTCGCGTTCCGCACCGCCGAGGCGAATCGTGCGGGGGGCGTCAGCTTCGAGGCCCTTCCTCCCGGGCAGTACACCCTCCTGGTCGAACAGCTCGGTTACCAGCCGGTGCGCCTTCGTGGCTTCTCGATCTTCGCCGGCAACGCCTCCGAGGTGACGGTCCGACTGGTCCGCCGTCCGCCGCCCATTGCCTCGGTCGATGAGCAAGTGGCCCAGGTGACCTTCCGCGGGGCGGCTCCCGGTCGGGTATTCGCTGGCGACCAGCTCACGCGCCTCGACCGTGAACGCTCGATCGTCGACCTCCGACGCGACCTCAGCCAGCTGCCGACCCGGCTCTTCGTCGACGGCCTCGAAGAGACGTTGCTCCGCCACCCTGGCCGCCCGAGTGAGCTGGCCTCTGCCCCGATCTTCACACGCGATGGCATCAGCAGCGTCACGATGGCAATGCTCGGCCGCGACGGCGAATGGCGTGGTGCGCCCGGGCCGTTCCTCTCGGCGCAGAGCATGCGCGGCGGCCGCCGTGTGCAGGTGACGCCATGGGCGACCTTCTCGGGGGCATCGCTTGGCGGCCGCGCGGTAGACAATCCCGCCGATTCGGCGGGCTCGTCACTTCAGGCCGGCGTCGCACTCGGTGGACCGATCAAGGGCGACACCTCGTCCTGGTTCCTCCGGGTCGACTATCAGCAGCTGCGCACGCCAAGCGCTGCGCCCTTCGAGAATGCCGATGCCACCTCCGCCTTCACCAGCGTTGCCGGGACTCGAGCGGGGGAGATCGCCCGCTGGCTCTCGCCGACCGTGCGGAGCTGGCAGGGCCTCACCGGACAGGGCCGCGTGGATTGGCAATTTGGCTCCAACACCGCACTGATGGTCCGCGCCGGAATGGCCTCGTGGAGCGAGGACAACCCGACCGCCGGGATCGAGATGACCAATGGTGCCGGCGATCGACTCGATGCGAGCGATCTCTCCCTCGCGGCCTCGCTGACGACGCAGCGCGATGGGTGGTTGAGTGAGACTCGCCTCGGCATGCGCAGCAGCAGTCGCGAGTGGACCGGGACGGGCGCCGCCCTGAGCACGCTACTCGCGAGCGGGAGCAGTGTCGGGACCCCGTTCGCCGGCGGCGGCGTCTTCGATGAAAGCGCGTTCGAGGTGGTGCAATCGGCGAGCTATCGCACTGGCCGCCACACCCTCAAGGCCGGCCTCTCCGCGCAACGTCGCACGGTGACCTACAGCTGGATCCCTGGCGCCTCCGGCCGCTACGCCTTCGGGACCGTCGACGCCGTCGGTGGCGGAACCGGGACGTACCAGCAGATGGTTGGGGGCTCGCCGGCGCCGGATATTGCTTCAACCGAGGCCGGCATCTTCCTGCAGGACGCCTACCAACTCTCGCCGGCCCTCGAGCTGTTCGGCGGGCTCCGGCTCGAGACGCAACGCCTCCCCACCGATCTCTATCAGGCCAATGTGGCGTGGGGGCTCGCCAGCGGGTTCACCACCGCGACGCCCCTCATGGAATCGGGTGGCGATCGCTTTGCGCCGCGCGTGGGCTTCACCTACAACGCGGCGGGGGAGGGACGCACGGTGCTGCGCGGCACCATCGGCCGCCTCGCGGGCCGCTACGACCTCGCCGCGGTGTCCGAGGTGGCGCAATTCAACGGCGACATCGCGGTGCACCGCGCCGAGGGGACGCTCGCGTTTCCGACGCCGGGGACGCTGAGTGGCGCGACGGTGGTCGGTCCGTCGCTCACCTTCTTCGGCCCCGAGGTCCGGAAGCCGCGCGCGTTCGAAGGCGAGCTCTCGTGGCAGCAGCAACTGGCGTCGGGCACCACGCTGACGATCACCGGGGGCTACCGGCACGCCGACTTCCTGCTTCGGCGCGACGACCTGAATCGTCCCGTGGCGCCACTCGCCACCGCAGTCGATGGCCGGGAGATCTGGGGCACGCTGGTCCAGTATGGCGAGCTGATCGCTCCCGCGATCGGGAGCAATCGACGCTTCAGCGGATTCGATGCCGCGTACGGGCTCACGTCGACGGGCTACAGCGACAGCTATGACGCCACCGTCCGCCTGGAACGTCCGATCGGTGCAGGAGCGACCTTCGCCGCGAGTTACACCTTCTCGCGCACGGAAGACAATCTCGTGGGCCAGTTGAGTGGCGATCCGGCAGATCGGCTCTCGCCGCTCTCGGCGGCCTCGACGTGGGATGTGGGTCGCTCCGACCTCGACATTCCGCATCGGCTCGCGGCCACCGTGACCCTGCGCCCAGGGGTCGATGGCCCACTCTCGCTGGCCGCGCGCGCGCGCTACCGTTCGGGGCTGCCGTTCACGCCGGGGTACCGACAGGGCGTGGACATCAACGGCGACGGCTCCGGCGGCAACGACCCGGTGGCGCTCACCGGCGCGCCGGCGGGACTGGCCGCCGTCCTTGCCAATGCCCATTGCAGCACGGGAGGGAGCGGGGTCGCCGAGCGCAACAGCTGCCGCGAGGATGCCGTGGCGTCGCTGGACCTCTCGCTGGCGCTCCGACTCGGCGCCGGCGGTCGGCGGATTGCCCTGACCCTCGATGCGTTCAACGTCGTCGGCTCGGCCACCGGAGTGGTGGATCGCGCGGCGCTGCTCGTCGATCCGACCGGCACGATCACCACCTCCGCTGCCGGACGCACGGTGGTGCCCATGGTCGTCAACGACAACTTCGGCACGCTGTTGAGTCGGCGGGGTGAACCCCGCACGCTTCGCATCGGCCTGCGCGTGGAGAACTGA
- a CDS encoding VanZ family protein, whose translation MRHAGRASAGVLALISLAVIALTTLGSNPAQLDRVAETTWSCLVCGDAGTTDVLLNLLLFAPLGVGLRWLGWSGRRAVLAMCLLTLGIEATQAVLLAGRDASLSDVLANSLGGAIGWWAWPRLARSVRPTVADARRGAALFILLGTLTWLVTGWGLHPDGLPDTPWVGQPLHHWRGHDPFPGTLQRVTLNGIDVPNEPLPSTPDLSDSLVLRIALTRNDATTPRRPVSLLRIVDATRHAQASVTQRGEELLVSVRARASRWRVRTPVWRFDDAMAVPTNVPWQLAWHWLPDRILLMSGPVGSDARTTRTIPLSVGLGWAFVHPFAAPIGPPLDYRWTVLWLALWGLPPGWCLGMLGRREATWWAAAALGGYAGASLVSGLPIRAWELALLASWIGVGVVVAAWARRATRETREATGR comes from the coding sequence GTGAGGCATGCCGGTCGCGCCAGCGCCGGGGTTCTGGCGCTCATCTCGCTCGCGGTGATCGCCTTGACCACGCTCGGTTCCAATCCCGCGCAACTCGACCGCGTGGCAGAGACCACGTGGAGCTGTCTCGTCTGTGGCGACGCCGGCACCACCGACGTCCTGCTCAATCTCCTGCTCTTTGCCCCACTTGGCGTGGGCCTGCGATGGCTGGGATGGAGTGGGCGCCGTGCCGTCCTCGCGATGTGTCTCCTCACCCTCGGCATCGAAGCGACGCAAGCCGTGCTGCTGGCCGGCCGCGATGCGTCGCTCAGCGACGTGCTGGCCAACAGCCTCGGCGGAGCAATCGGCTGGTGGGCGTGGCCACGCCTGGCGCGATCGGTGCGCCCCACCGTCGCCGACGCGCGACGCGGCGCGGCCCTCTTCATCCTGCTGGGGACGTTGACGTGGCTCGTCACGGGCTGGGGACTCCACCCCGACGGATTGCCAGACACGCCGTGGGTGGGACAGCCGCTGCACCACTGGCGTGGACACGACCCGTTTCCCGGCACCCTGCAACGGGTCACGCTGAACGGAATCGACGTCCCGAATGAGCCGCTCCCCTCCACCCCCGACCTGAGCGACTCGCTCGTGCTCAGGATCGCCCTCACCCGGAACGATGCGACCACGCCGCGTCGTCCCGTCTCGCTACTCCGGATCGTCGACGCCACGCGCCACGCACAGGCCTCGGTGACGCAACGTGGCGAGGAGTTGCTGGTAAGCGTCCGCGCGCGTGCGTCCCGGTGGCGCGTGCGCACCCCGGTCTGGCGATTCGACGACGCGATGGCAGTCCCGACGAACGTGCCTTGGCAGCTGGCGTGGCACTGGTTGCCGGACCGCATCCTGCTGATGAGCGGCCCGGTGGGAAGCGATGCGCGGACCACGCGCACCATTCCGCTGTCGGTCGGCCTCGGTTGGGCGTTTGTCCATCCATTTGCCGCACCGATCGGACCACCACTGGACTATCGGTGGACGGTTCTCTGGCTGGCCCTCTGGGGGCTCCCGCCGGGATGGTGCCTTGGCATGCTGGGGCGACGCGAGGCGACTTGGTGGGCGGCTGCGGCGCTCGGGGGCTATGCGGGCGCGTCCCTGGTGAGCGGCCTGCCGATCCGCGCGTGGGAGCTGGCGCTATTGGCGTCGTGGATTGGCGTTGGGGTGGTGGTGGCGGCGTGGGCGCGACGCGCGACACGCGAGACGCGAGAGGCCACCGGGCGGTAG
- a CDS encoding glycosyltransferase family 2 protein, translating into MSGPAITAVMPAYHAAAFVAEAVRSLLGQTAPPVEVIVVDDGSTDDTAAVAEQAGARVIRQANGGPAAARNTGIRAATTEWVALLDADDIARPTRLARQAERLADPAVAVVFAAHQVGGTVPRTPPARIDFDVLWARNWIPTSTVLLRRSAWDGMGGFDEARDLIGVEDYNLWLRLAHAGWGFARVDEVLVDYRPTPASLTAQTRRFAAAELTNARRTAERLSLTAEQLSRKEHTLYLEYGLELFYVRDLAAARHYLGEAARRGPIGLGGQLRRLASFLPLAPRPSV; encoded by the coding sequence GTGTCGGGACCTGCGATAACGGCGGTGATGCCGGCGTACCACGCGGCGGCATTTGTCGCGGAGGCCGTGAGGTCGCTCCTGGGCCAGACGGCGCCGCCGGTAGAGGTCATTGTCGTCGACGACGGCTCGACGGACGACACGGCGGCGGTCGCCGAGCAGGCTGGCGCCCGGGTGATTCGCCAGGCGAACGGCGGGCCGGCCGCCGCGCGCAACACCGGCATTCGGGCCGCGACGACCGAGTGGGTCGCGCTGCTCGACGCCGACGACATCGCGCGGCCGACGCGCCTCGCGAGGCAGGCCGAGCGCCTGGCCGACCCGGCCGTCGCCGTGGTCTTCGCGGCGCACCAGGTCGGGGGAACGGTGCCGCGAACCCCGCCGGCCCGGATCGACTTCGACGTCCTCTGGGCACGGAACTGGATTCCGACCTCGACCGTGCTTCTCCGGCGCTCGGCGTGGGATGGGATGGGCGGCTTCGACGAGGCGAGGGACCTGATCGGCGTCGAGGATTACAACCTCTGGCTGCGGCTCGCGCATGCCGGCTGGGGCTTCGCGCGCGTCGACGAGGTCCTGGTCGACTACCGGCCCACGCCGGCGTCACTCACGGCGCAGACACGGCGCTTCGCCGCGGCCGAATTGACCAACGCGCGGCGCACGGCCGAGCGACTGAGCCTGACGGCGGAACAGCTCAGCCGAAAGGAACACACGCTCTATCTTGAGTACGGATTGGAACTGTTTTACGTGCGCGACCTGGCGGCCGCACGCCACTATCTCGGCGAGGCGGCACGGCGCGGTCCAATCGGACTGGGGGGGCAGTTGCGCCGACTGGCGTCCTTCCTCCCGCTCGCTCCGCGGCCATCCGTGTGA
- a CDS encoding endonuclease/exonuclease/phosphatase family protein yields the protein MTEPGGRRIAQGLAWASATAMCGAWLLVGGLGDRVWWALPFLYGPRWAAGVLFVGLLPALLVARRTALVAGLLMAVIFAFGLLDVRLGLGRLEPAEAVVLRVLEINAGSGSPTLHPTATSILDEATRVEADIVVVAECSAALSDGIAASAAWDVRRGVSSVCIASHFPVLSWEARDPMDFWKQSGSGAIARATLATPAGVVRVGVVHLETPRDALDNFGDLSTIPTLGPLTRQNTEQRELESRVAREWIFRGEALPTIVAGDFNLPIESAIYRRHWSGLRNAFSRGGVGIGNTKRTRRWGIRIDHILTTDEFVTHHARIGRDVGSDHRPVSAELSLPKAQRTSAAR from the coding sequence ATGACTGAGCCAGGCGGCCGGCGGATCGCACAGGGGCTGGCCTGGGCCAGCGCGACGGCGATGTGTGGTGCGTGGCTGCTGGTGGGCGGGCTCGGCGATCGGGTCTGGTGGGCGCTGCCATTCCTGTACGGCCCGAGGTGGGCGGCGGGGGTCCTCTTCGTCGGTCTCCTGCCCGCGCTCCTCGTGGCGCGGCGCACCGCGCTGGTCGCCGGGCTGCTCATGGCGGTGATCTTCGCGTTCGGCCTGCTCGACGTGCGCCTCGGCCTCGGACGCCTCGAGCCAGCCGAAGCCGTCGTCCTTCGTGTCCTGGAGATCAATGCCGGCTCCGGCAGCCCCACGCTCCATCCCACCGCCACATCGATCCTCGACGAGGCCACGCGTGTCGAGGCCGACATCGTGGTCGTGGCCGAGTGCAGCGCGGCACTGTCCGATGGCATCGCGGCCAGCGCCGCCTGGGACGTTCGCCGTGGCGTGAGCTCGGTCTGCATCGCGAGCCATTTCCCGGTGCTCAGCTGGGAAGCGCGCGACCCGATGGATTTCTGGAAGCAGAGCGGCTCAGGGGCAATCGCGCGAGCCACGCTCGCGACGCCAGCCGGAGTGGTGCGCGTCGGGGTGGTCCACCTCGAGACGCCGCGCGATGCCCTCGACAACTTCGGCGACCTCTCCACGATCCCGACGCTCGGTCCGCTGACGCGCCAGAATACCGAGCAACGCGAACTCGAGTCGCGCGTCGCACGCGAGTGGATTTTTCGGGGGGAGGCGTTGCCGACGATCGTGGCGGGGGACTTCAACCTGCCGATCGAAAGCGCGATCTATCGGCGGCACTGGTCAGGGCTGCGGAATGCCTTCTCTCGCGGCGGCGTCGGCATTGGCAATACCAAGCGCACGCGGCGCTGGGGCATCCGGATCGATCACATCCTCACCACCGACGAATTCGTGACCCATCACGCGCGTATCGGCCGAGACGTCGGGTCGGATCACCGCCCCGTCTCGGCCGAACTCTCGCTGCCGAAGGCTCAGCGGACCAGCGCGGCCCGGTAG
- a CDS encoding glycosyltransferase family 2 protein: MTVVIPMRNEARGIAACLESVLANRLPGDAAWELLVLDGDSSDGSAAIVDAMAERDPRVRRIANPKRLQAPAFNLGLAAARGRYLVRLDAHSVYDPDYLAESVRLLEETGAGNVGGVQRATGTNWFARAVAAAVSSRFAAGDAAYRNATTAQWTDTVYLGAWRTETLRALGGMREDWAVNEDYEMNVRLRATGARIYLSPTIRSTYFVRSSLPKLVRQYLRYGYWKVRTLVKHPGSLRWRQLVAPAFVISLLLTPLTVGRFGPLGAAHLALYLAANLAASAATAAQAGWQYFPVLPLIFLTIHCSWGSGFLFGCLVWPFRRHD, encoded by the coding sequence GTGACCGTCGTCATCCCCATGCGCAACGAGGCCCGCGGCATCGCGGCCTGCCTGGAGTCGGTGCTCGCGAATCGCCTGCCTGGGGATGCGGCGTGGGAGCTGCTGGTGCTCGATGGGGACAGCAGCGACGGCTCGGCTGCCATCGTCGACGCGATGGCCGAGCGCGACCCCCGGGTCCGCCGAATCGCCAACCCGAAACGCCTGCAGGCCCCGGCGTTCAACCTCGGGCTCGCCGCCGCGCGGGGCCGCTATCTGGTACGCCTGGACGCCCACTCCGTCTACGACCCGGACTACCTCGCCGAGTCGGTCCGGTTGTTGGAGGAGACGGGCGCGGGGAATGTCGGCGGCGTGCAGCGCGCCACCGGTACGAACTGGTTCGCGCGCGCCGTCGCAGCGGCCGTCTCCTCACGGTTCGCCGCCGGCGACGCGGCCTATCGCAACGCGACCACGGCGCAGTGGACCGACACGGTGTACCTCGGCGCGTGGCGCACCGAGACGCTGCGTGCCCTGGGCGGGATGCGCGAGGACTGGGCGGTGAACGAGGACTACGAGATGAATGTCCGGCTGCGCGCCACCGGCGCCCGGATCTATCTCTCGCCCACGATCCGCTCGACCTATTTCGTGCGGTCATCGCTTCCCAAGCTGGTGCGGCAGTATCTCCGCTACGGGTACTGGAAGGTCCGGACGCTGGTGAAGCACCCCGGATCGCTGCGCTGGCGGCAACTCGTCGCGCCGGCCTTCGTGATCTCATTGCTGCTCACGCCGCTGACGGTGGGACGTTTCGGGCCGCTGGGCGCCGCCCATCTCGCGCTGTATCTGGCGGCCAACCTCGCCGCCAGCGCCGCGACCGCCGCGCAGGCGGGCTGGCAGTATTTCCCTGTGCTCCCGCTGATCTTCCTCACCATCCACTGCAGCTGGGGGAGCGGCTTCCTGTTCGGCTGCCTGGTCTGGCCCTTCAGGCGTCATGACTGA